From one Planococcus citri chromosome 3, ihPlaCitr1.1, whole genome shotgun sequence genomic stretch:
- the mRpL51 gene encoding large ribosomal subunit protein mL51 produces the protein MNNFGIKAVTSIGKIWQPQTAFHRFRYWKPEPDPTRIFRYGYNDNHFYSGLLPRGNLGRIHAMKIYRPKDAFNQPRRTFGQNDYIDILGDERMHPLKLADNIPNWLKGFKGTELEMLRLRMNATKHVLPHAKPLKWKKMQTRFEQCFYYFNYRRKVWMPKR, from the exons ATGAATAATTTTGGTATAAAAGCGGTAACATCCATCGGAAAGATATGGCAACCACAAACAGCATTTCATCGCTTTCGTTATTGGAAACCCGAACCGGATCCTACCAGAATTTTTCGTTATGGGTACAACGATAATCACTTTTACAGCGGATTACTGCCCAGAGGAAATTTAGGTCGAATCCATGCGATGAAAATATACAGACCAAAAGACGCCTTCAATCAACCGAGAAGAACTTTCGGCCAGAATGATTATATTGATATCTTAG GCGATGAAAGAATGCATCCGTTGAAGTTGGCTGACAATATTCCTAATTGGTTGAAAGGTTTCAAAGGAACTGAATTAGAAATGCTAAGGCTGAGGATGAATGCTACTAAACATGTATTGCCTCATGCTAAACCACTcaagtggaaaaaaatgcaaacacgTTTTGAACAGTGCTTTTATTACTTCAACTATAGAAGGAAAGTCTGGATGCCTAAACGTTAA